One stretch of Amycolatopsis tolypomycina DNA includes these proteins:
- a CDS encoding cytochrome P450 yields MDIRHPLLPVMRDGLDPHEDLVRLRRERPVAAFSMLGLREAWLVTRHDDVRTVLGDAGTFGNDLSLARDGAPVAGQWQPGGLGFHDSPVHTRRRRLLAPAFRAHVVRGMAPRIEDIVAAQLDRLARAGPPVDLVRALAEPVASGVMSALVGVPRACRRGRGTSRFELSGDLGTSVAAVGRSLDDVRRLVGRQRAGPRAGLLGRLLDEHGDQLDDQELAGLIDGLLTGGLDTTASMIATGCLVLLQDDRLAASVRGGAAPIDRVVDELLRYVCVAQLAFPRFARRDTSLKGQRIAAGDVVLCSLPTASRDPALGAAMDTVDPRRRTTPHLAFGFGVHRCLGAPLARLELRVVFSALLRRFPGLRLAVPAERVGFKRFSVIHGVESLPVTW; encoded by the coding sequence TTGGACATCAGGCATCCGCTGCTGCCCGTCATGCGCGACGGGCTCGATCCGCACGAGGACCTCGTCCGCCTGCGCCGCGAACGTCCCGTTGCCGCCTTTTCCATGCTGGGCCTGCGCGAAGCGTGGCTCGTGACTCGGCACGACGACGTGCGGACCGTGCTCGGGGATGCCGGCACCTTCGGCAACGACCTCTCCTTGGCCCGGGACGGGGCGCCGGTGGCCGGGCAGTGGCAGCCCGGCGGCCTCGGCTTCCACGACTCCCCCGTGCACACCCGACGGCGGCGGTTGCTCGCCCCCGCCTTCCGGGCCCACGTCGTCCGGGGCATGGCTCCCCGGATCGAGGACATCGTTGCCGCGCAGCTCGATCGGCTGGCGCGAGCCGGGCCGCCGGTCGACCTGGTGCGTGCGCTCGCCGAACCCGTCGCGTCGGGCGTGATGAGCGCGCTGGTCGGTGTTCCCCGTGCCTGCCGGCGGGGCCGTGGCACCAGCCGGTTCGAGCTGTCCGGGGATCTCGGTACCTCCGTGGCCGCCGTCGGGCGGTCGTTGGACGACGTTCGCCGGCTCGTCGGGCGGCAGCGGGCGGGGCCGCGCGCCGGGCTGCTCGGGCGGCTGCTCGACGAACACGGCGACCAGCTGGACGACCAGGAGCTGGCCGGCCTGATCGACGGGCTGCTGACCGGCGGGCTCGACACCACCGCGAGCATGATCGCCACCGGCTGCCTGGTGCTCCTGCAGGACGATCGGCTCGCCGCGTCGGTCCGGGGCGGGGCCGCACCGATCGACCGGGTGGTGGACGAGCTGCTGCGCTACGTGTGCGTGGCCCAGCTCGCCTTTCCCCGGTTCGCCCGGCGCGACACCTCGCTCAAGGGCCAACGCATCGCGGCGGGTGACGTCGTGCTCTGCTCGCTGCCCACGGCCAGCCGCGATCCGGCGCTCGGCGCCGCGATGGACACGGTGGATCCCCGCCGGCGGACCACGCCGCACCTCGCGTTCGGGTTCGGCGTGCACCGCTGCCTCGGGGCGCCGCTCGCCCGGCTGGAGCTGCGCGTCGTGTTTTCCGCGTTGCTGCGCCGGTTTCCCGGGCTGCGGCTCGCGGTGCCCGCCGAGCGCGTCGGGTTCAAGCGCTTCTCCGTCATCCACGGCGTCGAGTCCTTGCCGGTCACATGGTGA
- a CDS encoding choice-of-anchor P family protein, producing MLNARALCPQVTTSLKPGTITSTVHVDDVHVGLPGLPVIDIAGLTATSTSTCTGTSGSATMTLKIAGVQVTVPTQPNSTIPLAGGGRIVVNEQKPVPGSDFGLAETAVHIVQPG from the coding sequence GTGCTCAACGCCCGCGCGCTGTGCCCGCAGGTCACGACCAGCCTGAAGCCGGGCACGATCACGTCCACCGTGCACGTCGACGACGTCCACGTCGGACTGCCGGGCCTGCCGGTGATCGACATCGCCGGGCTGACCGCGACGTCCACCAGCACCTGCACCGGGACGAGCGGCTCGGCGACGATGACGCTGAAGATCGCCGGCGTCCAGGTGACGGTACCGACCCAGCCGAACAGCACGATCCCCCTCGCCGGCGGCGGCCGGATCGTCGTCAACGAGCAGAAACCGGTGCCGGGCAGCGACTTCGGGCTGGCCGAAACCGCCGTGCACATCGTGCAGCCGGGTTGA
- a CDS encoding RICIN domain-containing protein has translation MAIVMAALLALSGLTVQPAAAADFGTKAIGDAVVATIVNRENHNCLDSDYNGNVYLNPCGARNYFQHWQAVGHTLVNVQTGRCLDSNNAGDVYTLICNNGEYQQWGGGGEHVVGNRKTLLAVTALDEHGVHAYAPIGLESQLWTRT, from the coding sequence GTGGCCATCGTCATGGCCGCATTACTGGCATTGTCCGGACTCACGGTGCAACCGGCCGCGGCCGCCGACTTCGGCACCAAAGCGATCGGGGACGCGGTGGTCGCCACCATCGTGAACCGCGAAAACCACAACTGCCTCGACAGCGACTACAACGGCAACGTCTACCTCAACCCGTGCGGCGCGCGGAACTACTTCCAGCACTGGCAGGCGGTGGGCCACACGCTGGTGAACGTGCAGACCGGCCGCTGCCTCGACAGCAACAACGCCGGTGACGTCTACACCCTGATCTGCAACAACGGCGAGTACCAGCAGTGGGGCGGCGGCGGCGAGCACGTCGTCGGCAACCGGAAGACGCTGCTGGCCGTGACCGCCCTCGACGAGCACGGGGTGCACGCCTACGCCCCGATCGGACTGGAATCGCAGCTCTGGACACGCACCTGA
- a CDS encoding HIT family protein, with protein MAQNAAARECVFCAIVARRAEASVVHEDETVVVFMDLHPVTPGHLLVVPRGHAVGLEDLDDATGRHVWSVGHDMARALRRSRLRCAGINVLVCDGEVAFQTVFHFHLHVIPRHAGDGWTLKAEPPARERSLLDRDAGAIRDAIAS; from the coding sequence ATGGCACAGAACGCGGCAGCGCGGGAGTGCGTTTTCTGTGCCATCGTGGCGCGCCGGGCCGAGGCCAGCGTGGTGCACGAGGACGAGACCGTCGTCGTCTTCATGGACTTGCACCCCGTGACGCCCGGCCACCTCCTCGTCGTGCCCCGCGGGCACGCCGTCGGCCTCGAGGACCTCGACGACGCCACGGGCAGGCACGTCTGGTCGGTCGGGCACGACATGGCGCGGGCGTTGCGCCGTTCACGCCTGCGCTGCGCGGGAATCAACGTCCTCGTCTGCGACGGCGAGGTCGCGTTCCAGACCGTCTTCCACTTCCACCTGCACGTCATCCCCCGCCACGCCGGGGACGGCTGGACCCTCAAGGCCGAGCCGCCGGCCCGCGAGCGGTCGCTTCTCGACCGTGACGCGGGAGCGATCAGGGACGCCATCGCGTCGTGA
- a CDS encoding choice-of-anchor P family protein → MAIVMAALLALSGLTVQPAAAADFGTKAIGDAVVATIVNRENHNCLDSDYNGNVYLNPCGARNYFQHWQAVGHTLVNVQTGRCLDSNNAGDVYTLICNNGEYQQWGGGGEHVVGNRKTLLAVTALDEHGVHAYAPIGLESQLWDTHLTEGLCDPDPLTMVVDEILEDDWTKIQDTQQSTEGIAGPWDWKVTTGVGTHITATTSASVGAEFAVGQFKATASGTVTEGVTHDMTYTVERPFHAIIPQGQVMYANYGAHRHNILFHWHRSAKDCTDLESGQYKLTVPFAQGFYWRCETRLDPDCRRKIEAANSGTPNAARLAESFYPYYALLELGPPTEPPPPVRKATSVAYTGPTTAAYHDSVVASAKVTSEGRPVGAGLVTFTLGRGSCVAGVGPSGTASCSIDITDTPGAATMRVSYGGTADFFPSSTSAAFTITKAPTKLAYTGTKHIANGEPARLAAVLTENGRLTGPLAGRTVHLTMGQGATQQACDATTDAAGAAQCEIASPDQPLNDTATVPVGASFAGDEFYLPSSDAAQARLQYYTGRAVGLEAAVNLPLLPLKLGPAPDTGPVRTATASRTSTPCTASLGVLVLNARALCPQVTTSLKPGTITSTVHVDDVHVGLPGLPVIDIAGLTATSTSTCTGTSGSATMTLKIAGVQVTVPTQPNSTIPLAGGGRIVVNEQKPVPGSDFGLAETAVHIVQPGLTGNLVDITVGTAVSASHHCT, encoded by the coding sequence GTGGCCATCGTCATGGCCGCATTACTGGCATTGTCCGGACTCACGGTGCAACCGGCCGCGGCCGCCGACTTCGGCACCAAAGCGATCGGGGACGCGGTGGTCGCCACCATCGTGAACCGCGAAAACCACAACTGCCTCGACAGCGACTACAACGGCAACGTCTACCTCAACCCGTGCGGCGCGCGGAACTACTTCCAGCACTGGCAGGCGGTGGGCCACACGCTGGTGAACGTGCAGACCGGCCGCTGCCTCGACAGCAACAACGCCGGTGACGTCTACACCCTGATCTGCAACAACGGCGAGTACCAGCAGTGGGGCGGCGGCGGCGAGCACGTCGTCGGCAACCGGAAGACGCTGCTGGCCGTGACCGCCCTCGACGAGCACGGGGTGCACGCCTACGCCCCGATCGGACTGGAATCGCAGCTCTGGGACACGCACCTGACCGAAGGCCTCTGCGACCCCGACCCGCTGACGATGGTGGTCGACGAGATCCTCGAAGACGACTGGACGAAGATCCAGGACACGCAGCAGAGCACCGAAGGCATCGCCGGGCCGTGGGACTGGAAGGTGACGACGGGCGTCGGCACGCACATCACGGCGACGACGTCCGCCTCGGTCGGCGCGGAATTCGCCGTCGGGCAGTTCAAGGCGACGGCGTCGGGCACCGTCACCGAAGGCGTCACGCACGACATGACCTACACCGTCGAACGGCCCTTCCACGCCATCATTCCGCAGGGCCAGGTCATGTACGCCAACTACGGCGCGCACCGGCACAACATCCTGTTCCACTGGCACCGCAGCGCGAAGGACTGCACGGACCTGGAAAGCGGCCAGTACAAACTCACCGTGCCGTTCGCGCAGGGTTTCTACTGGCGTTGTGAAACGCGCCTGGATCCCGACTGCAGGCGGAAGATCGAAGCGGCGAACAGCGGGACGCCCAACGCGGCACGGCTCGCGGAGTCGTTCTACCCGTATTACGCCCTGCTCGAACTGGGCCCGCCGACCGAGCCCCCGCCGCCGGTCCGGAAAGCGACCAGCGTCGCCTACACCGGCCCGACGACCGCGGCCTACCACGACTCCGTCGTCGCGTCGGCGAAGGTCACCAGCGAAGGCAGGCCGGTGGGCGCCGGCCTGGTCACCTTCACCCTCGGCCGCGGCAGCTGCGTCGCCGGGGTGGGCCCGTCCGGCACCGCGTCCTGCTCGATCGACATCACGGACACGCCGGGCGCGGCGACGATGCGCGTCAGCTACGGGGGCACGGCCGACTTCTTCCCCAGCAGCACGAGCGCGGCCTTCACCATCACCAAGGCACCGACGAAGCTGGCTTACACGGGCACCAAGCACATCGCCAACGGCGAGCCCGCCCGCCTGGCCGCCGTGCTGACCGAGAACGGGCGCCTCACCGGTCCGCTCGCGGGCCGCACGGTGCACCTCACCATGGGCCAGGGCGCGACGCAGCAAGCCTGCGACGCGACGACGGACGCCGCCGGGGCCGCGCAGTGCGAGATCGCGTCGCCGGACCAGCCGCTGAACGACACCGCGACCGTGCCGGTCGGGGCGAGTTTCGCGGGCGACGAGTTCTACCTGCCGTCCAGCGACGCGGCGCAGGCCCGGCTGCAGTACTACACCGGGCGGGCCGTCGGGCTCGAGGCCGCGGTGAACCTGCCGCTCCTGCCGCTGAAACTGGGTCCGGCGCCGGACACCGGGCCGGTCCGCACGGCCACGGCGTCGCGGACCAGCACGCCGTGCACCGCGTCGCTCGGCGTCCTGGTGCTCAACGCCCGCGCGCTGTGCCCGCAGGTCACGACCAGCCTGAAGCCGGGCACGATCACGTCCACCGTGCACGTCGACGACGTCCACGTCGGACTGCCGGGCCTGCCGGTGATCGACATCGCCGGGCTGACCGCGACGTCCACCAGCACCTGCACCGGGACGAGCGGCTCGGCGACGATGACGCTGAAGATCGCCGGCGTCCAGGTGACGGTACCGACCCAGCCGAACAGCACGATCCCCCTCGCCGGCGGCGGCCGGATCGTCGTCAACGAGCAGAAACCGGTGCCGGGCAGCGACTTCGGGCTGGCCGAAACCGCCGTGCACATCGTGCAGCCGGGGTTGACGGGCAACCTGGTCGACATCACCGTCGGCACCGCGGTGAGCGCGTCGCACCACTGCACGTAG
- a CDS encoding LLM class flavin-dependent oxidoreductase, with amino-acid sequence MFQPSGVRQGGGHPGGIARYAREAERAGAGGLWVGDRLLSPVAPVVSYPGYDTMPEEFHTAYDPFTALAIAAAVTETAVLGSSTINATQYQPANFARLLTSIDVASNGRLLPGLGIGWSPDEYAAVGVPMSERGKRLDDLLDLLESWWTKDTVAHEGVGYAIAESHVALKPVRKPPIHLAGFGEKSLRRVAERRTAGSRSGRCPSSSRGRHHLDAGEAPRRRRAGRPDPQALGVALRVNAAPGTDAETIAASVTKIVELVAPDHTFVDLTYLTSSVDEHLDLTGRLLELTAKG; translated from the coding sequence TTGTTTCAGCCTTCCGGTGTTCGGCAAGGCGGCGGCCACCCCGGCGGGATCGCGCGGTACGCGCGCGAGGCGGAGCGGGCGGGCGCGGGCGGCCTCTGGGTCGGTGACCGGCTGTTGTCGCCGGTCGCCCCGGTGGTGTCCTACCCGGGTTACGACACGATGCCCGAGGAGTTCCACACCGCGTACGACCCGTTCACCGCGCTGGCGATCGCCGCGGCCGTCACCGAGACCGCGGTCCTCGGCTCCAGCACCATCAACGCGACGCAGTACCAGCCCGCGAACTTCGCCCGGCTGCTGACCAGCATCGACGTCGCGAGCAACGGCAGGCTGCTGCCCGGCCTCGGCATCGGCTGGTCGCCCGACGAGTACGCGGCGGTCGGCGTGCCGATGTCCGAGCGCGGCAAGCGGCTCGATGACCTGCTCGACCTCCTCGAGTCGTGGTGGACGAAGGACACCGTGGCGCACGAAGGCGTCGGCTACGCGATCGCCGAGTCGCACGTCGCCCTGAAGCCGGTGCGCAAGCCTCCGATCCACCTGGCCGGCTTCGGCGAGAAGTCGCTGCGCCGGGTCGCCGAGCGGCGGACGGCTGGCTCCCGGTCTGGTCGGTGCCCGAGCAGTTCCCGCGGACGTCATCACCTCGACGCTGGCGAAGCTCCGCGCCGACGCCGAGCAGGCCGGCCCGACCCGCAGGCGCTCGGCGTCGCCCTGCGGGTGAACGCCGCCCCGGGCACGGACGCGGAGACCATCGCCGCGTCGGTCACGAAGATCGTGGAACTCGTCGCCCCGGACCACACGTTCGTCGACCTCACCTACCTGACGAGCAGCGTGGACGAGCACCTCGACCTCACCGGACGGCTGCTGGAGCTGACCGCCAAGGGCTGA
- a CDS encoding amidase — protein sequence MEWSFKTAGELLSAMRAGAVTSAELTDEAIARIERDDPSINAICVPDFDRARAAARRADEARARGADRPLLGVPVTVKESYDMAGLPTTWGMPPHRDHVPAGDAVQVTRLKAAGAVVLGKTNVPLGLQDIQTFNEIYGTTENPWAHGRTPGGSSGGSAAALAAGFGALSIASDIAGSLRTPAHFCGVHAHKPTLGLAAGRGMVPPADPAWPVEPDLAVVGPMARSARDLTLLLDVMAGPDPLTYGVAHRLQLPPARRERLGDFRVLVVEEHPLIPTSSAVRAGVHRVATALADGGARVARHSPLLPDLTEAATLYMQLLISGSVARFPIDSDEQLRTQAAELSAEDRSLDAVRLRALQFSHRDWLAADHGRERHRQGWRRLFTEFDAVVCPITPTPAFPHDHTPNPMERRIDIDGASHPYFDQLVWAGLATMPGLPSTAIPAGRSPEGLPVGVQLIGPMYEDRTPLRLAELLEQEIGGFQAPGGAMTTSFALSAGPASSGSACAATGS from the coding sequence ATGGAATGGAGTTTCAAAACCGCAGGAGAGCTGCTTTCCGCGATGCGGGCCGGCGCGGTGACATCGGCGGAACTGACCGACGAGGCGATCGCCCGCATCGAGCGTGACGACCCGTCGATCAACGCCATCTGCGTACCGGACTTCGACCGGGCGCGGGCCGCCGCGCGCCGCGCCGACGAGGCCCGCGCGCGGGGTGCGGACCGGCCGCTGCTCGGGGTTCCGGTGACGGTCAAGGAGTCCTACGACATGGCCGGGCTCCCCACGACGTGGGGCATGCCGCCGCACCGGGACCACGTGCCGGCCGGGGACGCGGTCCAGGTGACGCGGCTCAAGGCCGCGGGCGCGGTGGTGCTCGGCAAGACCAACGTGCCGCTGGGGCTGCAGGACATCCAGACGTTCAACGAGATCTACGGCACCACCGAGAACCCGTGGGCGCACGGTCGCACGCCGGGCGGGTCGTCCGGCGGATCGGCGGCGGCACTGGCAGCCGGGTTCGGCGCGCTGTCCATCGCCTCCGACATCGCCGGTTCGTTGCGCACTCCCGCGCATTTCTGCGGCGTCCACGCGCACAAGCCGACGCTGGGGCTGGCGGCCGGCCGCGGCATGGTCCCGCCGGCCGACCCGGCGTGGCCGGTCGAGCCGGACCTGGCCGTCGTCGGCCCGATGGCCCGCAGCGCCCGCGACCTGACGCTCCTGCTCGACGTCATGGCCGGGCCGGACCCGTTGACGTACGGCGTGGCGCACCGGTTGCAACTGCCACCCGCCCGCCGCGAGCGGCTCGGCGATTTCCGCGTCCTGGTCGTCGAGGAGCACCCGCTCATCCCGACGTCGTCGGCGGTGCGGGCGGGAGTGCACCGAGTGGCCACCGCACTCGCCGACGGCGGCGCCCGCGTCGCGCGGCACAGCCCGCTGCTGCCCGACCTGACCGAAGCGGCGACGCTGTACATGCAGCTGCTGATTTCGGGTTCGGTGGCCCGGTTCCCCATCGATTCGGACGAGCAGCTGCGCACCCAGGCGGCGGAACTGAGCGCGGAAGATCGAAGCCTGGACGCGGTCCGGCTGCGCGCCCTGCAGTTCAGCCACCGCGACTGGCTGGCGGCAGACCACGGCCGCGAACGCCACCGCCAAGGCTGGCGCCGGCTGTTCACCGAGTTCGACGCGGTGGTGTGCCCGATCACGCCGACCCCGGCGTTCCCCCACGACCACACCCCGAACCCGATGGAGCGGCGCATCGACATCGACGGCGCCTCGCACCCGTACTTCGACCAGCTCGTGTGGGCGGGTCTGGCGACGATGCCCGGCTTGCCGTCCACGGCGATCCCGGCGGGCCGCTCTCCGGAGGGCCTGCCGGTCGGGGTGCAGCTCATCGGCCCGATGTACGAGGACCGCACCCCGCTGCGGCTGGCCGAACTGCTGGAGCAGGAGATCGGCGGCTTTCAGGCACCGGGTGGCGCGATGACGACGTCTTTCGCGCTCTCCGCCGGTCCTGCGAGTTCTGGATCCGCGTGTGCCGCGACTGGTTCGTGA
- a CDS encoding alpha/beta fold hydrolase produces the protein MSRRAELRGGVHVVDLGPGQGGDTTFLLLHGLGGTLRFWSGVAPALGAVGRTLAIDVPGFGRSALPGGQVTLDGVADAIIEFCRREGATGCTVVAHSLSGLIALRVAAKDPAVCRRLVLVDATPVAGIEMLLHPARALRAPALAATLAAQFVGGLVPLRPWSAGLIARSKVLRSLALGVFVAEPALLDPGLTAEALSYTGGARTVLRALRQARSIDLPALLDAARVPVDVVRGERDTMNTAADFAIVRRHADVRRELVIRHCRHWPLIEDPQALIDFILAKE, from the coding sequence ATGAGCAGGCGGGCCGAGCTCCGGGGCGGCGTGCACGTCGTCGACCTGGGGCCGGGCCAGGGCGGGGACACGACGTTCCTCCTGCTGCACGGACTGGGCGGAACGCTGAGGTTCTGGAGCGGGGTGGCACCGGCGCTGGGCGCCGTCGGACGGACGCTGGCGATCGACGTGCCGGGGTTCGGGCGCAGCGCGCTGCCCGGCGGCCAGGTGACCCTGGACGGGGTGGCCGACGCGATCATCGAGTTCTGCCGGCGGGAAGGCGCCACGGGCTGCACGGTCGTCGCCCACTCGCTGAGCGGCCTCATCGCCCTCCGGGTGGCCGCGAAGGACCCCGCCGTGTGCCGTCGGCTCGTGCTGGTCGACGCGACTCCGGTGGCCGGCATCGAAATGCTGCTGCACCCGGCGCGCGCGCTGCGGGCACCGGCGCTCGCCGCCACGCTCGCCGCCCAGTTCGTCGGCGGCCTGGTGCCGCTGCGGCCCTGGTCGGCCGGGCTGATCGCCCGGTCGAAGGTGCTGCGCTCGCTCGCGCTCGGGGTGTTCGTCGCGGAGCCGGCGCTGCTCGACCCCGGGCTCACCGCGGAGGCCCTCTCCTACACCGGTGGCGCCCGCACCGTGCTGCGGGCCCTGCGGCAGGCGCGCAGCATCGACCTGCCCGCGTTGCTCGACGCCGCGCGCGTTCCGGTCGACGTCGTGCGCGGTGAGCGCGACACGATGAACACGGCCGCCGATTTCGCCATCGTGCGCCGGCACGCCGACGTGCGGCGCGAACTGGTCATCCGCCACTGCCGCCACTGGCCCCTCATCGAGGATCCCCAGGCCCTCATCGACTTCATCCTGGCGAAGGAGTGA
- a CDS encoding STAS domain-containing protein, translated as MTTSRHTLSTSLSPVELPDALRLTTHRPAPGTAVVEVAGDLDLATAPRLRELITARATSTLTHLVIDLCGVRFLSATGFAAVEHGYLLATERGIACTVRVDATGRALRVIRLLPLRFAEALEPA; from the coding sequence ATGACCACCAGCCGGCACACGCTGTCCACGAGCCTCTCGCCCGTCGAACTGCCCGACGCCCTCCGGCTCACCACCCACCGGCCCGCACCGGGCACCGCGGTCGTCGAGGTCGCCGGCGACCTCGACCTCGCCACGGCCCCGCGATTGCGCGAGCTGATCACCGCCAGAGCGACCAGCACGCTCACCCACCTCGTGATCGACCTGTGCGGCGTGCGCTTCCTCAGCGCCACGGGCTTCGCGGCCGTCGAACACGGCTACCTGCTCGCCACCGAGCGGGGGATCGCCTGCACCGTCCGCGTCGACGCCACCGGCCGCGCGCTGCGCGTCATCCGCCTGCTGCCGCTGCGGTTCGCCGAAGCGCTCGAACCGGCCTGA
- a CDS encoding Ig-like domain-containing protein: MVVDEILEDDWTKIQDTQQSTEGIAGPWDWKVTTGVGTHITATTSASVGAEFAVGQFKATASGTVTEGVTHDMTYTVERPFHAIIPQGQVMYANYGAHRHNILFHWHRSAKDCTDLESGQYKLTVPFAQGFYWRCETRLDPDCRRKIEAANSGTPNAARLAESFYPYYALLELGPPTEPPPPVRKATSVAYTGPTTAAYHDSVVASAKVTSEGRPVGAGLVTFTLGRGSCVAGVGPSGTASCSIDITDTPGAATMRVSYGGTADFFPSSTSAAFTITKAPTKLAYTGTKHIANGEPARLAAVLTENGRLTGPLAGRTVHLTMGQGATQQACDATTDAAGAAQCEIASPDQPLERHRDRAGRGEFRGRRVLPAVQRRGAGPAAVLHRAGRRARGRGEPAAPAAETGSGAGHRAGPPRPRRRGPARRAPRRSASWCSTPARCARRSRPA, translated from the coding sequence ATGGTGGTCGACGAGATCCTCGAAGACGACTGGACGAAGATCCAGGACACGCAGCAGAGCACCGAAGGCATCGCCGGGCCGTGGGACTGGAAGGTGACGACGGGCGTCGGCACGCACATCACGGCGACGACGTCCGCCTCGGTCGGCGCGGAATTCGCCGTCGGGCAGTTCAAGGCGACGGCGTCGGGCACCGTCACCGAAGGCGTCACGCACGACATGACCTACACCGTCGAACGGCCCTTCCACGCCATCATTCCGCAGGGCCAGGTCATGTACGCCAACTACGGCGCGCACCGGCACAACATCCTGTTCCACTGGCACCGCAGCGCGAAGGACTGCACGGACCTGGAAAGCGGCCAGTACAAACTCACCGTGCCGTTCGCGCAGGGTTTCTACTGGCGTTGTGAAACGCGCCTGGATCCCGACTGCAGGCGGAAGATCGAAGCGGCGAACAGCGGGACGCCCAACGCGGCACGGCTCGCGGAGTCGTTCTACCCGTATTACGCCCTGCTCGAACTGGGCCCGCCGACCGAGCCCCCGCCGCCGGTCCGGAAAGCGACCAGCGTCGCCTACACCGGCCCGACGACCGCGGCCTACCACGACTCCGTCGTCGCGTCGGCGAAGGTCACCAGCGAAGGCAGGCCGGTGGGCGCCGGCCTGGTCACCTTCACCCTCGGCCGCGGCAGCTGCGTCGCCGGGGTGGGCCCGTCCGGCACCGCGTCCTGCTCGATCGACATCACGGACACGCCGGGCGCGGCGACGATGCGCGTCAGCTACGGGGGCACGGCCGACTTCTTCCCCAGCAGCACGAGCGCGGCCTTCACCATCACCAAGGCACCGACGAAGCTGGCTTACACGGGCACCAAGCACATCGCCAACGGCGAGCCCGCCCGCCTGGCCGCCGTGCTGACCGAGAACGGGCGCCTCACCGGTCCGCTCGCGGGCCGCACGGTGCACCTCACCATGGGCCAGGGCGCGACGCAGCAAGCCTGCGACGCGACGACGGACGCCGCCGGGGCCGCGCAGTGCGAGATCGCGTCGCCGGACCAGCCGCTGGAACGACACCGCGACCGTGCCGGTCGGGGCGAGTTTCGCGGGCGACGAGTTCTACCTGCCGTCCAGCGACGCGGCGCAGGCCCGGCTGCAGTACTACACCGGGCGGGCCGTCGGGCTCGAGGCCGCGGTGAACCTGCCGCTCCTGCCGCTGAAACTGGGTCCGGCGCCGGACACCGGGCCGGTCCGCCACGGCCACGGCGTCGCGGACCAGCACGCCGTGCACCGCGTCGCTCGGCGTCCTGGTGCTCAACGCCCGCGCGCTGTGCCCGCAGGTCACGACCAGCCTGA
- a CDS encoding TIGR03619 family F420-dependent LLM class oxidoreductase translates to MSLGFSLPVFGKAAATPGGIARYAREAERAGAGGLWVGDRLLSPVAPVVSYPGYDTMPEEFHTAYDPFTALAIAAAVTETAVLGSSTINATQYQPANFARLLTSIDVASNGRLLPGLGIGWSPDEYAAVGVPMSERGKRLDDLLDLLESWWTKDTVAHEGVGYAIAESHVALKPVRKPPIHLAGFGEKSLRRVAERADGWLPVWSVPEQFPADVITSTLAKLRADAEQAGRDPQALGVALRVNAAPGTDAETIAASVTKIVELVAPDHTFVDLTYLTSSVDEHLDLTGRLLELTAKG, encoded by the coding sequence ATGTCACTTGGTTTCAGCCTTCCGGTGTTCGGCAAGGCGGCGGCCACCCCGGGCGGGATCGCGCGGTACGCGCGCGAGGCGGAGCGGGCGGGCGCGGGCGGCCTCTGGGTCGGTGACCGGCTGTTGTCGCCGGTCGCCCCGGTGGTGTCCTACCCGGGTTACGACACGATGCCCGAGGAGTTCCACACCGCGTACGACCCGTTCACCGCGCTGGCGATCGCCGCGGCCGTCACCGAGACCGCGGTCCTCGGCTCCAGCACCATCAACGCGACGCAGTACCAGCCCGCGAACTTCGCCCGGCTGCTGACCAGCATCGACGTCGCGAGCAACGGCAGGCTGCTGCCCGGCCTCGGCATCGGCTGGTCGCCCGACGAGTACGCGGCGGTCGGCGTGCCGATGTCCGAGCGCGGCAAGCGGCTCGATGACCTGCTCGACCTCCTCGAGTCGTGGTGGACGAAGGACACCGTGGCGCACGAAGGCGTCGGCTACGCGATCGCCGAGTCGCACGTCGCCCTGAAGCCGGTGCGCAAGCCTCCGATCCACCTGGCCGGCTTCGGCGAGAAGTCGCTGCGCCGGGTCGCCGAGCGGGCGGACGGCTGGCTCCCGGTCTGGTCGGTGCCCGAGCAGTTCCCCGCGGACGTCATCACCTCGACGCTGGCGAAGCTCCGCGCCGACGCCGAGCAGGCCGGCCGCGACCCGCAGGCGCTCGGCGTCGCCCTGCGGGTGAACGCCGCCCCGGGCACGGACGCGGAGACCATCGCCGCGTCGGTCACGAAGATCGTGGAACTCGTCGCCCCGGACCACACGTTCGTCGACCTCACCTACCTGACGAGCAGCGTGGACGAGCACCTCGACCTCACCGGACGGCTGCTGGAGCTGACCGCCAAGGGCTGA